The following proteins are encoded in a genomic region of Streptomyces collinus Tu 365:
- a CDS encoding roadblock/LC7 domain-containing protein — MTAPSTFGLSSEARNLHWLLTNLVEEVPGIQSVAVVSSDGLLLLSSDPGHTEQSRRARPAKGPRGSSADLATIVSGIGSLTVGAARLMEFGGVKHTMVAMDEGSLFVMSISDGSLLGVHGSAECDMSVVAYHMALFVGRAGHVLTPELRSELRKSLEAESTGSTR, encoded by the coding sequence TTGACCGCGCCCAGTACCTTCGGACTGAGCAGTGAGGCCCGCAACCTGCACTGGCTGCTGACCAACCTGGTCGAGGAGGTCCCCGGCATCCAGTCCGTCGCCGTGGTCTCCTCGGACGGTCTGCTGCTCCTGTCTTCCGACCCGGGACACACCGAACAGTCCCGGCGCGCCCGTCCGGCCAAGGGCCCCCGCGGCTCCTCCGCGGACCTCGCCACCATCGTCTCCGGCATCGGCAGCCTCACCGTGGGCGCCGCCCGGCTGATGGAGTTCGGCGGGGTCAAGCACACGATGGTCGCGATGGACGAGGGCAGCCTGTTCGTGATGTCGATCAGCGACGGCTCGCTGCTCGGGGTGCACGGCTCGGCGGAGTGCGACATGAGCGTGGTGGCCTATCACATGGCGCTCTTCGTCGGCCGCGCCGGCCATGTGCTGACCCCCGAACTCCGCAGCGAGCTGCGCAAGTCCCTGGAGGCCGAGTCGACCGGGAGCACCCGATGA
- a CDS encoding DUF742 domain-containing protein, which yields MSGTVSKLPVRGGDRKPARVRPYSLTGGRTRFGHVLLVETFVGTTAALEAAEERRELTNSPLSSRVMPEMRAIVELCRRMRTVAEIAALLKMPLGVVRVLISDLADQGKIRVYGTGTGHGTGRPDRVLLERVLSGLRRL from the coding sequence ATGAGCGGCACAGTGAGCAAACTGCCCGTGCGCGGCGGCGACCGCAAACCCGCCCGGGTGCGCCCCTATTCGCTCACCGGCGGCCGCACCCGCTTCGGCCACGTCCTCCTCGTGGAGACGTTCGTGGGCACCACGGCCGCCCTCGAAGCCGCCGAGGAGCGCAGGGAACTGACGAACAGCCCGCTCTCCAGCCGGGTGATGCCGGAGATGCGGGCCATCGTCGAACTGTGCCGCCGGATGCGCACAGTGGCCGAGATCGCCGCGCTGCTGAAGATGCCGCTCGGCGTGGTCCGCGTCCTCATCAGTGACCTCGCGGACCAGGGAAAGATCCGTGTGTACGGCACCGGGACCGGTCACGGCACCGGCCGTCCGGACCGCGTTCTGCTGGAAAGGGTGCTGAGTGGACTCCGCCGTCTCTGA
- a CDS encoding styrene monooxygenase/indole monooxygenase family protein encodes MRKILVVGAGQSGLQLALGLQSNGYEVTLMSNRTADEIRSGRVMSTQCMFDTALQHERDLQLNFWESQAPRIEGLGVSVAAPGSHDPGPTQRAIDWVGRLNGYAQSVDQRVKMAGWMETFAQRGGQLVIHGAAVGDLDYFSRAYDLVLVAAGKGELVSMFARDPERSPYSEPQRALAVSYVHGLGPRPEHPDFDAVRCNVVPGVGELFVMPTLTTSGRADILFWEGIPGGPLDAFGGVKDPAEHLSLTLELMEKFTPWEYARATKVELTDAGGTLAGRYAPTVRTPVGRLPGGGLVLGVADVVVANDPITGQGSNSAAKCAAAYLGSILEREDKPFDEEWMRATFDRYWATAQHVTKWTNAMLAPPPEHVLNLLGAAGGLQPVADRFANGFDDPADFENFFYEPERTQAYLASVAGA; translated from the coding sequence ATGCGGAAGATACTCGTCGTCGGAGCCGGCCAGTCCGGTCTCCAGCTCGCCCTCGGCCTTCAGTCGAACGGCTACGAGGTCACCCTGATGTCGAACCGGACCGCGGACGAGATCCGCTCCGGCCGGGTCATGTCGACGCAGTGCATGTTCGACACGGCGCTCCAGCACGAGCGCGATCTCCAGCTGAACTTCTGGGAGTCCCAGGCCCCCAGGATCGAGGGGCTCGGCGTCTCGGTCGCGGCCCCCGGCTCGCACGACCCGGGGCCCACCCAGCGGGCCATCGACTGGGTGGGCCGGCTGAACGGCTACGCGCAGTCGGTGGACCAGCGGGTGAAGATGGCCGGCTGGATGGAGACCTTCGCCCAGCGCGGCGGCCAGCTCGTCATCCACGGTGCCGCGGTCGGCGACCTGGACTACTTCTCCCGCGCCTACGACCTCGTCCTGGTCGCGGCCGGCAAGGGCGAGCTGGTGTCGATGTTCGCCCGGGACCCGGAGCGCTCCCCGTACAGCGAGCCGCAGCGCGCGCTGGCGGTGTCCTACGTCCACGGACTCGGCCCGCGCCCCGAGCACCCCGACTTCGACGCGGTGCGCTGCAACGTGGTCCCCGGGGTCGGCGAGCTGTTCGTCATGCCGACGCTGACCACGTCCGGCCGGGCCGACATCCTGTTCTGGGAAGGCATACCCGGCGGCCCGCTCGACGCCTTCGGCGGCGTCAAGGACCCGGCGGAGCACCTCTCCCTGACGCTGGAGCTCATGGAGAAGTTCACGCCCTGGGAGTACGCGCGGGCCACGAAGGTCGAACTGACCGACGCCGGCGGCACGCTGGCGGGCCGGTACGCGCCGACCGTCCGCACCCCCGTCGGCCGGCTGCCCGGCGGCGGACTCGTGCTCGGCGTGGCCGACGTGGTCGTCGCCAACGACCCGATCACCGGCCAGGGCTCGAACTCCGCGGCCAAGTGCGCGGCCGCGTACCTCGGCTCCATCCTGGAACGGGAGGACAAGCCGTTCGACGAGGAGTGGATGCGGGCCACCTTCGACCGCTACTGGGCCACCGCCCAGCACGTGACCAAGTGGACGAACGCCATGCTGGCGCCGCCGCCGGAGCACGTCCTGAACCTGCTGGGCGCCGCGGGCGGACTCCAGCCGGTGGCCGACCGCTTCGCCAACGGCTTCGACGACCCGGCCGACTTCGAGAACTTCTTCTACGAGCCGGAGCGCACGCAGGCCTACCTGGCCTCGGTCGCCGGGGCCTGA
- a CDS encoding AurF N-oxygenase family protein: MTTLTEADALDGLRDALGLLKDREQVAERLLVSSAKHSFDPDKELDWDAPFEEGKWFWPPELVSLYGTPMWRRMSEEQRILLSQHEAAALASLGIWFEIILMQLLCRHIYDKAATSAHVRYALTEIEDECRHSKMFARLIERGDAPWYPVSRAHQNLGRLFKTISTTPGSFTATLLGEEVLDWMQRLTFPDERVQPLIRGVTRIHVVEEARHVRYAREELRRQMLTAPRWSQEFTRITSGEFARVFSVAFVNPDVYTNVGLDRREAMAQVKASGHRREVMQSGAKRLTDFLDDIGVLRGAGRRLWRSSGLLA, translated from the coding sequence ATGACGACCCTGACGGAAGCGGACGCGCTCGACGGACTGCGCGACGCGCTCGGCCTGCTCAAGGACCGCGAACAGGTGGCCGAAAGGCTGCTCGTCTCTTCCGCCAAGCACTCCTTCGACCCCGACAAGGAGCTGGACTGGGACGCGCCCTTCGAGGAGGGCAAGTGGTTCTGGCCGCCGGAGCTGGTCTCGCTGTACGGCACGCCGATGTGGCGGCGGATGAGCGAGGAGCAGCGGATCCTGCTCTCCCAGCACGAGGCGGCCGCGCTGGCCTCGCTCGGCATCTGGTTCGAGATCATCCTGATGCAGCTGCTGTGCCGGCACATCTACGACAAGGCGGCGACGAGCGCGCACGTGCGCTACGCCCTCACCGAGATCGAGGACGAGTGCCGGCACTCCAAGATGTTCGCGCGGCTGATCGAGCGCGGTGACGCGCCCTGGTACCCGGTGAGCCGGGCGCACCAGAACCTCGGGCGCCTGTTCAAGACCATCTCCACGACCCCCGGTTCCTTCACGGCCACACTGCTCGGCGAGGAGGTGCTCGACTGGATGCAGCGGCTGACCTTCCCCGACGAGCGGGTGCAGCCGCTGATCCGCGGGGTCACGCGCATCCACGTGGTCGAGGAGGCCCGGCACGTGCGCTACGCCCGCGAGGAGCTGCGCCGCCAGATGCTGACCGCGCCCAGGTGGTCGCAGGAGTTCACCCGGATCACCTCGGGCGAGTTCGCCCGGGTGTTCTCGGTGGCCTTCGTCAACCCCGACGTCTACACCAACGTCGGCCTGGACCGGCGGGAGGCGATGGCCCAGGTGAAGGCCAGCGGGCACCGGCGGGAGGTCATGCAGAGCGGGGCGAAGCGGCTCACCGACTTCCTGGACGACATCGGGGTCCTGCGCGGCGCCGGCCGGCGGCTGTGGCGCTCCTCGGGGCTCCTGGCCTGA
- a CDS encoding C40 family peptidase, with product MSGVLVRLACTAAVAAQAVLAPVPAVAEPAPRSVSQLLTDLQRLYRQAEQATETYNATAERLTRQQAEVARLDGELARARLALQGSRTDAGRLARQQYQGSSDFSAYLRLLLARDPQHALDEGHVIGRLARERAETMTRLTGAERKRDDLARAARRALDARLTLAGRQRKQRDDVRARLADVERLLATLTPEQLGAVAGLERNSVAEAQRGLTASGALGNDDRPPTRGGDRAVRYALGQVGKPYRWGAQGPESFDCSGLTSRAWQQAGTPIPRTSQEQWARLKRVPLRELRPGDLVVYFPEATHVAMYVGDGEVVQAPRPGEKVEVSPLASYPVLGAVRPDGPAAQAPATEAR from the coding sequence GTGTCAGGAGTGCTGGTGCGCCTGGCCTGTACGGCCGCGGTGGCGGCCCAGGCGGTCCTCGCGCCCGTGCCCGCGGTGGCCGAACCCGCGCCGCGGTCCGTCTCCCAACTGCTGACGGACCTTCAGCGGCTCTACCGGCAGGCCGAGCAGGCGACCGAGACCTACAACGCCACCGCGGAGCGGCTGACGCGACAGCAGGCGGAGGTGGCCCGGCTCGACGGCGAACTCGCCCGCGCCCGGCTCGCCCTGCAGGGCAGCCGCACCGACGCCGGGCGCCTGGCCCGGCAGCAGTACCAGGGCAGCAGCGACTTCTCCGCCTACCTGCGGCTGCTGCTGGCCCGCGACCCGCAGCACGCCCTGGACGAGGGCCACGTCATCGGCCGGCTGGCCCGTGAACGGGCCGAGACCATGACCCGGCTCACCGGGGCCGAGCGGAAGCGGGACGACCTGGCCCGGGCGGCCCGCCGGGCGCTGGACGCCCGGCTCACCCTCGCCGGTCGGCAGCGCAAGCAGCGCGACGACGTACGGGCCCGGCTGGCCGACGTCGAACGGCTCCTCGCCACCCTCACGCCCGAGCAGCTCGGGGCGGTGGCCGGGCTGGAGCGGAACTCGGTCGCCGAGGCCCAGCGCGGCCTCACCGCCTCGGGCGCGCTAGGCAACGACGACCGCCCCCCGACCCGCGGCGGCGACCGGGCCGTGCGCTACGCCCTCGGCCAGGTCGGCAAGCCCTACCGGTGGGGCGCCCAGGGCCCGGAGTCCTTCGACTGCTCGGGCCTGACGTCGCGGGCGTGGCAGCAGGCGGGCACCCCGATCCCCCGCACCAGCCAGGAGCAGTGGGCCCGGCTGAAGCGGGTCCCGCTGCGCGAGCTGCGCCCGGGCGACCTCGTCGTGTACTTCCCGGAGGCGACCCACGTGGCGATGTACGTGGGCGACGGCGAGGTCGTCCAGGCGCCGAGGCCCGGCGAGAAGGTGGAGGTCTCCCCGCTGGCGTCCTATCCGGTGCTCGGCGCCGTACGTCCGGACGGCCCAGCCGCTCAGGCCCCGGCGACCGAGGCCAGGTAG
- a CDS encoding TetR/AcrR family transcriptional regulator, which translates to MTPTVPAYRRLSVEERRSQLLDAALSLFAHRAPEDVSLDDVAEAAGVSRPLVYRYFPGGKQQLYEAALRSAAEELRQCFDEPRQGPLLPRLSRALDRYLAFVDGHDTGFSALLQGGSVVETSRTTAIVDGVRRAAAEHILGHLGVRDPGPRLRMTVRMWITAVEAASLIWLDEDKQPEAGELRDWLVEQFVAVLSVTAARDPQTAALVGTLAGDGRD; encoded by the coding sequence ATGACCCCCACCGTCCCGGCCTACCGCAGGCTGAGCGTCGAGGAGCGGCGGAGCCAGCTCCTCGACGCCGCGCTCTCCCTCTTCGCGCACCGCGCGCCGGAGGACGTCTCGCTGGACGACGTGGCCGAGGCGGCCGGGGTCTCGCGCCCGCTCGTGTACCGCTACTTCCCCGGCGGCAAACAGCAGCTCTACGAGGCCGCGCTGCGGTCGGCCGCCGAGGAGCTGCGCCAGTGCTTCGACGAGCCGCGCCAGGGCCCGCTGCTGCCCCGCCTGTCCCGGGCCCTCGACCGCTACCTGGCCTTCGTGGACGGGCACGACACCGGATTCAGCGCGCTGCTCCAGGGCGGCAGCGTGGTGGAGACGTCCCGGACGACCGCCATCGTGGACGGGGTGCGCCGGGCCGCCGCCGAGCACATCCTCGGCCACCTCGGCGTCCGCGACCCCGGTCCGCGGCTGCGCATGACCGTCCGGATGTGGATCACGGCCGTCGAGGCGGCCTCGCTGATCTGGCTGGACGAGGACAAGCAGCCCGAGGCCGGCGAGCTGCGCGACTGGCTGGTCGAGCAGTTCGTGGCGGTCCTCAGCGTGACCGCCGCCCGTGACCCGCAGACCGCTGCCCTCGTCGGCACGCTCGCCGGGGATGGCCGAGACTGA
- a CDS encoding GTP-binding protein: MDSAVSDATGVAPLVAGFAEPDEDLKAWQQDRTRAPIATKIVVAGGFGVGKTTLVTAVSEITPLQTEALMTEASEGTDDLSATPGKLSTTVAMDFGRITLDDDLVLYLFGTPGQQRFWFMWDDLVRGAIGAVVLADTRRLKDCFPALDYFESCGLPYVVAVNHFDDSELFEPEDVREALTVPAHIPVMIMDARRRISAIETLLALVGHALDETPE, encoded by the coding sequence GTGGACTCCGCCGTCTCTGACGCCACCGGCGTCGCCCCCCTCGTCGCCGGCTTCGCCGAGCCCGACGAGGACCTGAAAGCCTGGCAGCAGGACCGCACCCGGGCCCCCATAGCCACCAAGATAGTGGTGGCCGGGGGCTTCGGGGTCGGCAAGACCACGCTGGTCACGGCCGTTTCGGAGATCACGCCGCTGCAGACCGAGGCGCTGATGACCGAGGCCAGCGAGGGCACCGACGACCTGTCCGCCACCCCCGGCAAGCTGAGCACCACCGTGGCCATGGACTTCGGCCGCATCACGCTCGACGACGACCTCGTGCTGTACCTGTTCGGCACCCCGGGCCAGCAGCGGTTCTGGTTCATGTGGGACGACCTGGTGCGGGGCGCGATCGGGGCCGTCGTGCTGGCCGACACCCGCCGGCTGAAGGACTGCTTCCCGGCCCTGGACTACTTCGAGAGCTGCGGACTGCCGTACGTCGTCGCGGTCAACCACTTCGACGACAGCGAGCTGTTCGAGCCGGAGGACGTGCGCGAGGCACTGACCGTCCCCGCCCACATCCCTGTCATGATCATGGATGCGCGGCGCCGGATCTCGGCCATCGAGACCCTCCTGGCCCTCGTCGGCCACGCGCTCGACGAAACCCCCGAGTAA
- a CDS encoding nitrate- and nitrite sensing domain-containing protein: MQMKRPRRTGRQTTPEGAAPQNPVGAGRPTHVRTRLIVAVAVVAAAVAGAGAPSLLAASQDLSDSQDLVTLAGRTEDALALAHSLADERDEVTSYVAAGRPKSKAPSEDRSARVDRQVEELRADTDTPSGLRADLDGIAAVRRSALTGKTDALRTHQAYSATITALHRLADELAERLPPRAGTGVHSLAELDSAVQDSAAARGLLLAALSIPSTRQTVIDPATGLPTTTTSTTDADRKQRDALTAAAQIARLRSDAALADFRETAPKASVTSYDSTVTGPEVNSADKYLAALTDQPSLTDGELSTSTKKLDAALSARVDLMRGAESALYDHRTKDLARLRDDDVTALEIRVAVLGALMLVAVGIATAMARTLTRPLSVLRRGSARLAGAEDPAAQEPIAFTGRNDEFAQVVRSVNALHAHAAALHERVATLEADRKHLVGQRQKMADAREELRAELADSAAQLERLRTSIGGTFVNLALRTLGLVERQLAVIESLEDREQDPDRLATLFKLDHFATVMRRHSENLLVLAGTEHVQQHHGPVPLVDVVRAAVSEIERYERVRIAALPPHAHLAGFVADDLSHLLAELMENATSFSPPDLPVEVSGWLLESGEVMLSVQDEGIGMAGDRLDRLNARLADFDPESPYDHEGEAGLGLGLYVVARLAHRHGIRVQLREQKQGGVAAVVVLPHSLLAEAPAAAVPPPVSRPDSTQTFSLPGADAEANSNVLHTRPKDTDPLVALAERAARATRQTAPESTEPEPLARPAEEPEPHARATDEQEPPAETAGTPAPHARAVRTPEPRTAAPEASQPHARAAEPRTGAVAAPEPDTARAPVRPKAPRETPAETTMELLLPELADPASAEGGDTPGGPLAAGDAQRTTAVGGDDEAASEAEPVTSKGLPKRTPRITAPAAPPRQRATGVDAEALRRRLGGFRQGAQAGYREVAAETAERTEEATGGTVEEASS; this comes from the coding sequence GTGCAGATGAAGCGGCCTCGGCGCACAGGCAGGCAGACGACCCCCGAGGGGGCCGCCCCGCAGAACCCGGTGGGCGCCGGCCGCCCCACCCATGTGCGCACCCGGCTGATCGTCGCCGTGGCCGTGGTGGCCGCGGCCGTCGCCGGAGCGGGAGCACCCTCGCTGCTCGCCGCCTCCCAGGACCTCAGCGACTCCCAGGACCTGGTGACGCTGGCCGGCCGCACCGAGGACGCGCTCGCGCTCGCCCACTCGCTCGCCGACGAACGCGACGAGGTCACCTCCTACGTCGCGGCCGGCCGCCCCAAGTCCAAGGCGCCCTCCGAGGACCGCAGCGCCCGCGTCGACCGCCAGGTCGAGGAGCTGCGCGCCGACACCGACACCCCGTCCGGGCTGCGCGCCGACCTCGACGGCATCGCCGCCGTCCGCCGGTCCGCGCTCACCGGCAAGACCGACGCGCTGCGCACCCACCAGGCGTACTCGGCCACCATCACCGCGCTGCACCGGCTCGCCGACGAACTCGCCGAACGGCTGCCCCCGCGGGCCGGCACCGGCGTCCACTCCCTCGCCGAACTGGACTCCGCCGTCCAGGACTCCGCGGCCGCCCGCGGCCTGCTGCTCGCCGCGCTCAGCATCCCGTCCACCCGGCAGACGGTCATCGACCCCGCCACCGGCCTGCCGACGACGACCACCAGCACGACCGACGCCGACCGCAAGCAGCGCGACGCGCTCACCGCCGCCGCCCAGATCGCCCGGCTGCGCTCCGACGCGGCCCTCGCCGACTTCCGCGAGACGGCCCCCAAGGCGTCCGTGACCTCCTACGACTCCACGGTCACCGGGCCCGAGGTCAACTCCGCAGACAAGTACCTGGCCGCCCTCACCGACCAGCCCTCCCTGACCGACGGCGAACTGTCCACCAGCACCAAGAAGCTGGACGCGGCCCTGTCCGCCCGGGTCGACCTCATGCGCGGCGCCGAGTCGGCCCTCTACGACCACCGCACCAAGGACCTCGCCCGGCTGCGGGACGACGACGTCACCGCCCTGGAGATCCGCGTCGCCGTCCTCGGCGCCCTCATGCTGGTCGCCGTCGGCATCGCCACCGCCATGGCCCGCACCCTCACCCGGCCGCTCTCCGTGCTGCGCCGCGGCTCGGCCCGCCTGGCCGGCGCCGAGGACCCGGCGGCCCAGGAGCCGATCGCCTTCACCGGCCGCAACGACGAGTTCGCCCAGGTCGTCCGCTCGGTCAACGCCCTGCACGCGCACGCCGCCGCCCTGCACGAGCGCGTGGCCACGCTGGAGGCCGACCGCAAGCACCTGGTCGGCCAGCGGCAGAAGATGGCCGACGCCCGCGAGGAACTGCGCGCCGAACTCGCCGACTCCGCCGCCCAGCTGGAGCGACTGCGCACCAGCATCGGCGGCACCTTCGTCAACCTCGCCCTGCGCACCCTCGGCCTGGTCGAGCGGCAACTGGCCGTCATCGAGAGCCTGGAGGACCGCGAGCAGGACCCCGACCGGCTCGCCACCCTCTTCAAGCTCGACCACTTCGCCACGGTCATGCGCCGCCACAGCGAGAACCTGCTGGTCCTCGCCGGCACCGAGCACGTCCAGCAGCACCACGGCCCGGTCCCGCTGGTCGACGTGGTCCGCGCGGCGGTCAGCGAGATCGAGCGCTACGAGCGCGTCCGCATCGCCGCCCTGCCCCCGCACGCGCATCTGGCGGGCTTCGTCGCGGACGACCTCTCCCACCTGCTCGCCGAACTGATGGAGAACGCCACCTCGTTCTCCCCGCCGGACCTGCCCGTCGAGGTCTCCGGCTGGCTGCTGGAATCGGGCGAGGTCATGCTGTCCGTCCAGGACGAGGGCATCGGCATGGCCGGCGACCGCCTGGACCGCCTCAACGCGCGCCTCGCCGACTTCGACCCCGAGTCGCCCTACGACCACGAGGGCGAGGCCGGTCTCGGCCTCGGCCTGTACGTCGTGGCCCGCCTCGCCCACCGGCACGGCATCCGCGTCCAGCTGCGCGAGCAGAAGCAGGGCGGGGTGGCGGCGGTCGTCGTCCTGCCCCACTCCCTGCTGGCCGAGGCCCCCGCGGCGGCGGTGCCGCCCCCGGTCAGCCGCCCGGACAGCACCCAGACCTTCTCCCTGCCCGGTGCCGACGCCGAGGCCAACTCCAACGTCCTGCACACCCGCCCGAAGGACACCGACCCGCTGGTGGCCCTGGCGGAGCGCGCGGCGCGCGCGACGCGGCAGACCGCCCCGGAGTCCACGGAGCCGGAGCCGCTGGCCCGGCCCGCCGAGGAGCCCGAGCCGCACGCCCGGGCCACGGACGAGCAGGAGCCGCCGGCCGAGACCGCGGGCACGCCCGCGCCGCACGCCCGCGCCGTCCGGACCCCCGAGCCGCGCACGGCGGCCCCGGAGGCGTCCCAGCCGCACGCCCGGGCCGCCGAGCCGCGCACCGGAGCCGTCGCGGCACCGGAACCGGACACGGCCCGGGCGCCGGTCCGGCCGAAGGCACCGCGGGAGACACCGGCCGAGACGACCATGGAACTTCTCCTCCCCGAGCTCGCGGACCCCGCGTCCGCCGAGGGCGGAGACACCCCGGGGGGACCGCTCGCGGCCGGGGACGCACAGCGCACGACGGCCGTCGGCGGGGACGACGAGGCCGCGTCCGAGGCGGAGCCGGTCACCAGCAAGGGCCTGCCCAAGCGCACACCCAGGATCACCGCCCCGGCGGCACCGCCCCGCCAGCGCGCCACGGGCGTCGACGCCGAGGCCCTGCGCCGCCGGCTCGGCGGCTTCCGCCAGGGAGCGCAGGCCGGCTACCGCGAGGTGGCGGCGGAGACCGCAGAACGTACCGAAGAAGCCACGGGGGGCACAGTCGAGGAGGCAAGCAGTTGA
- a CDS encoding ferritin-like domain-containing protein, with amino-acid sequence MPSHDLYTDDPGSSPWQVPASGAARFSWEYDEGRDRLLALYQKGKDKQWDGQRRIDWELEVDPYDPLGTPDEAMSLYGTRYWDRLTDRDKGELRRHYASWQFSQFLHGEQGAMICAARIVESVPDMDAKFYSATQTMDEARHAEIYGRFLHEKIGMLYPINDNLQSLLADTLRDSRWDMPYLGMQVLIEGLALAAFGMIRDTTDKPLPQQILAYVMQDEARHVAFGRMALRDHYRQLTEAELREREEFVIEGCYLMRDRLRGVEVLENFGIPRAEAERFSEDSEFLQLFRKLLFSRIVPCVKDIGLWGKRLQQAYLDLGVFEMGDSSLDLLMTQDEEIAERLDAERFAAEERERVAEVRETIEAAAEPS; translated from the coding sequence ATGCCGAGCCACGACCTGTACACAGACGACCCCGGCAGCTCCCCGTGGCAGGTGCCCGCGTCCGGCGCGGCCCGCTTCAGCTGGGAGTACGACGAGGGCCGCGACCGCCTGCTCGCCCTGTACCAGAAGGGCAAGGACAAGCAGTGGGACGGGCAGCGGCGCATCGACTGGGAGCTGGAGGTGGACCCCTACGACCCGCTGGGCACCCCGGACGAGGCGATGTCCCTCTACGGCACCCGGTATTGGGACCGGCTCACCGACCGGGACAAGGGCGAACTGCGCAGGCACTACGCCTCCTGGCAGTTCAGCCAGTTCCTGCACGGCGAACAGGGCGCGATGATCTGCGCCGCCCGGATCGTGGAGTCGGTGCCCGACATGGACGCCAAGTTCTACTCGGCGACCCAGACCATGGACGAGGCCCGGCACGCCGAGATCTACGGCCGCTTCCTGCACGAGAAGATCGGCATGCTCTATCCGATCAACGACAACCTGCAGTCCCTGCTCGCCGACACCCTGCGCGACAGCCGCTGGGACATGCCCTACCTGGGCATGCAGGTGCTGATCGAGGGGCTCGCCCTCGCCGCGTTCGGCATGATCCGGGACACCACCGACAAGCCCCTGCCCCAGCAGATCCTCGCCTACGTCATGCAGGACGAGGCCCGGCACGTCGCCTTCGGGCGCATGGCGCTGCGCGACCACTACCGGCAGCTCACCGAAGCCGAACTGCGCGAGCGCGAGGAGTTCGTCATCGAGGGCTGCTACCTGATGCGCGACCGGCTGCGCGGGGTCGAGGTGCTGGAGAACTTCGGCATCCCGCGCGCGGAGGCCGAACGGTTCAGCGAGGACTCGGAGTTCCTGCAGCTCTTCCGCAAGCTCCTCTTCAGCCGCATCGTGCCCTGCGTCAAGGACATCGGCCTGTGGGGCAAGCGGCTCCAGCAGGCCTACCTCGACCTGGGCGTGTTCGAGATGGGCGACTCCAGCCTCGACCTGCTGATGACCCAGGACGAGGAGATCGCCGAGCGGCTGGACGCGGAGCGCTTCGCCGCCGAGGAGCGGGAACGGGTGGCCGAGGTGCGGGAGACCATCGAAGCCGCCGCGGAGCCGTCCTGA